The following DNA comes from Geobacter sp..
GACGTTTGAGCGATGCCTCGGCCACTTTCTTGATCTGCTCAGGGCGGCTGTTCAACGCCGGCCCGTTTCCAGCAGTCGAGCGGGGGTCAACGCTCGTATTGAAGCCAAACTTCGTTGCGATAACCACCTGATCGCGAAGCGGCGCCAAAGCCTCGCCGACGAGCTCCTCGTTGGTAAAGGGGCCGTAGACCTCCGCGGTATCAAAGAAGGTAACACCGCGCTCCACTGCGGTACGCATGAGGGCAATCATCTCCTTCTTGTCTTTCGGGGGGCCATAGGAAAAGCTCATCCCCATGCAACCGAGCCCGATGGCAGAAACCTCCAGCCCGCTCTTTCCCAAGGTACGTTTTTGCATCTGTCGTCTCCTCTCATCTGAACAAACTGCCGTGTCGATGATCGTATCCTACTCCCGATAGTCGCAAGGGTGATAGACCGATCCTGTCGAATTATTGCCTGATCCTGCGTGACCCTGAAAAAAGATTGTAACGTCGGGAGGGGTTGGGTAGTATTGCGACAGGAGAACATCATGAAAAATAATACTAATCAGCGGGATCTTCAGGGTGCGGGCCTGGCTGGTGCCACCGGCGATCTCAACAGGGCCATTGCCAGATGGACCGAGCAGAGAGAGGTGTACGCAACTGCCGTTCCGGGCCTGTCCCTATTTCGCCGGGAGGCCCCGACCGAACCGATCAGCGGCATGTACGAACCGAGCGTCTGCCTGGTTTCGCAGGGGGCCAAGCGTGTGCTGCTCGGCGATGACACCTATGTCTATGATGCCCACCACTACCTGATTACCTCGGTGCACCTGCCGACAATCGTGCAGGTTATCGAGGCCAGCCCGGAAAAGCCCTATCTCGGGCTCAGGCTAAAATTCGATCTGCGCGAGGTTTCGCAGCTGATGGTGGACAGCAACCTGCCGCAGCCGCGGCCCCAGCAGTCAAGCCGCGGGATGGCGACCGGCGAGGTGACGCTGCAGTTAGTCAACGCATTTATACGATTGATCGACCTGCTTGCGGATGAAAAAGACATCCCGATCCTGGCACCGGTCATCCAGCGGGAAATCATCTATCGGTTGTTGGTGGGGGATCAGGGTGAGCGGTTGCGCCAGATTGCCACCGCGGGGAGCCAGAGCCAGCAGATCGCCAAGGCGATCGGATGGTTGCACAGCAACTACTCCCAGTCCGTCAGCATGGACGAGCTTGCGGCGCAGGCAAACATGAGCACGTCCACCTTCCATCATCACTTCCGGTCGCTGACCGCTCTCAGTCCGTTGCAGTATCAGAAGCAGCTGCGTCTGCAGGAAGCCAGGCGGCTCATGCTGGCAGAACGGCTGGATGCCGCAAATGCCGCATTCCAGGTAGGCTACGAGAGCCCATCGCAGTTCAGTCGAGAATACAACCGCATGTTTGGGGCACCGCCGGTGCGCGATATTGCAAAATTGCGCCTGACGTTGGATGGGGGGATCTGAAGCGGGGTGAAGTTGCACAATGGGCCGTGGAAATGACCCGCCCGGCGGTCGGTGTCCATTTCCCTGGCTGAGAACCCCTTATATTTGCAAATGCCTTCTGGATCTGTCAAAAGTGTTTGACGCCTTTGCTCTCTCCTAAATCTCAATTACCACCCAACCTTTTGCAGTCAGTGCTTCTACATGTTCCTGTTTCACTCGAACCTTATTCATAGCTAAACACAAAAGGTGTGTTGGGCGTGACATCGCAACGTAGAGATTTCGGTAAAGTCCCTTAAGGGTGTTTGACGCTTTTGGTCCAATTGACGTGCCGACGCTAATACTGGCTATAGCTTTTTCTAAATCGAAGCACCTTGCTTGACCGCCATACGCTTCGAGCACAAGCGTTGCCACATGAGTCTCCCCTTTCGCTGAAGCAACAGTACCAATCTGAACACAGACAGAACGGTCGCCCATGCTCACCATACACTCATTCGACATTAAAGTGGCTAATGATGTTTTTGTAGGGGTCGCAAACAACGGGAGAGCCGCAAAATCGCTCTGGCTCATTCCGTCAAGCAGGAGCGGGCTGAGTCGTGTGTACATCAGGTCCAAAGTCGCTGACCATGCAGCAGCATCAGCAGTGTGACCTCGACCAACGGTAAGTTCATGACACAACAATCGTACTGGGGCACAATCTGCTCCAGCAGCTTCTAGCTTATGTAATAATCTCGACGCGTCTCGGATGCCAGCTGCCTCTCGGCATCCGGCTCTTCTAAGTGCCAGCAGTACGGCCCGTTTCACGTTGATACTTCGACCGTAAAGATCAAGTTGCGACACTCCCATACTCGGAAGGTCTGCAAGCATCAGAAAGACACTTTCCTCGCCTTTAGCAGTCACACCCTCACTGACATATGTAGGCCAATAGTCAACGAGGTGCCGCCCAGCATCTTTGTTCGCCTCTCCTTGCTTACGAGCACAAATAGCCTTGACTGCTCCTGAACTGAGAATTTCGTCTGACAGCGTTTGAAGTACTTGTTTCCCAAATACTTCAATTACAGATGTCGCCTTATCAGTGTCATAGAGCATGAGCACCGGTGACGGTACGCAATTCCCTGGACCAGCTGCTACAGGTTCGCCATGCTCTTGTACAGTCCTTACCGCTGCTGCAATCGCTTCAGGGAATCGCTTTGTCGTTATTACACTAAGGTATCCAGCTTTCGGAAAGCTTAGTTTGTCTGAGTCTTTCGACGAACTCAAAATACGTTGATTGCGATCTCCAAATCGCTGCATTACGACAGAGCTGTCGAAAACCCGGGATAATAGGTCTTCCTGCGCCCAGCTTGTGTCTTGCATCTCATCAATTAGTACCAAAGGGAACCGCCACGAAAGTCTTGTTGTCAGCTCCGGAAACCGTTGCAGGAGTCTCTCAGCAAATGCGAACATGTCGTCGTGACGGAACACCCCTCGCTTGCGCAGTGCATTTTTTAGATCTTTTGCCTCGTTGTACGTGGGAGTCCCGATTCCTGGCAGCCCTCCGAGTTCCCACCCTAATTTAAGGTCTGGGCCTTCATAGCGTAGCGTAGTAATAGCGTCAGGGCCTTGATTCGGATTGCGTTTTACCCAAGCATTTAACGTATATTTTCTTGGCAGCATTGAAAGTGCACGTGCAGCGAAAACTTCGTTGTCGATAATGTCAACAGATTCACCATCGCTTCGAAGGAGTGGCAGCGCCAAAAACTGGTTAACAAATGCGTGGATGGTCCCGACAAAATGTGGATAGCATAGGAGTCTTGCCCCAGCGACTGTCATGCTGATGCGTTTAGTAATTTCATCTCTAGCGACATTGGTATGGCTGAGTACGCATATTCCTCGATCAGCAAGTGGCCATTTCTGCGCTAACAGGGTCAACTTGGCAGCGAGTAACGTCGTCTTTCCGCTGCCAGGGGCAGCTTGAATATCTATTGTTGCAGACTCAACCAGAACTGACCGGCGCTCTGCATCTGTAAAGTCCAGGTCGGGGAACAGTCTCGACAACTGTTCTAGGTCAGACGGCTCAATAACTGGAAGAGTCATGTGTGGTCCTTACTTAGTATCAGCTACGGGATCAACAGTTCCGGTCAAATGCCGCAGGGCGCATTTAACGTACCTAGGTAACAGATTTAATAATGCATCTCCATTGCCGTACTTTCCAGTGCGCAACAGCTTAGCTGCATATTGTGCAGTAACCGCCTTAGACGCATCTTCTTCATAAAGTGGTTGGTACACAGTTGAAGCAAGGCTCTCAGCCGGAAGAGCTCGATCCTGAAGTGCCTTCCACTCTGTGGCCGCTTCAGTAAGTGCAGCAGTTTCATCTCCCTTATCGAGCCGCTCACCCATTGTTTTTGCCTTCTGTGCAAGCTTTATAGCTTGATGCATTAGTTCTGCAAGTCCCGCTCTCGCCAGATCGTACTCGAGAGTCCAGTAGTCAGACACAAACACTTTCACACTCGGACTGTCGGGTGACTCGACACGATCCACCTTTCTTTTAACAGCTGCAGCTGCTTCGTCTGAGCCATAGTCACTTTCGAACCGTTTCCTCCTGGCTGGCTTCGAAACGTAGTTATTTGCTACATCAGGGACTATGTCACGGTCAGTTATGCAAGCCACTGGAACGGGTATAGCTTCATCGGCCTTTTGCCTCTGGAAAATGCGTGCGTAGTGGTACAGGCCCACATCGCCTACATTGACTACTGAGATACCAAATTCGGAGAATGAGAGTCCGGCCATTTCTGCAATAGCCGGCAATAGCAGCGCCTCGGCAGGCCCTTCGACTATTGCCACCCCTCTCGCGAAAAAGAGGTTGGACTTTGTTGCATCAATGAAGCGGCGCAAATATCCGTAATCAGTTTTTGCTAACCTCGTACATTCAGGCCTTAAAGGATAAGTTTTTGCTTTATGGACTAGAATCATGTCCTCTATATCGGCGCCAGCAGCAAGTGATGGACTGTGCGTACTCATCACTACCTGGATCTGTTGTTCGTCCTGTGTTGGAGGTTGCTGAAGAAGTTCCATAACCCTGACTTGTAGTTGCGGATGAAGATGTGCTTCTGGCTCCTCTACGAGTAATAGCCCTAACTCATCGCCTCTTCGCAGGAGCACAAGTTCTGTGGCCATAAAAAGTGCGTTATTGTAACCAAGCCCACGTTGACAGTATTCGGTTGATGCAACACCTCCAGGAGGAAGCAAGGCAAGTTCGAATCGCTGAAGAATCTGTGCAAGGCTTGTATCACCAGCAATTCGGATTGCCGATATCAACTCATCTCCAGCAAGACTCATGCGACTTAGATAATTATCGTTTATGTGGTCCTCAACAGCGCTAATTGCCTGATGTTCGCCTATATGGTGCTGGGCATGATCCATAAGTCCGACGAGCGTTTTCGGTCGAGATTCAGGATTACTCGGGTCAAAATCACTCATATGCTGATCAGAAAACAGCTCATGAGCCCCAAGAATTTGGGATAGACGGGATTGTCGGCCTGGCTTTAGCTCAAGTTCAGCGTCACGTAGCGGTCTAAGATAAGTTGCGCGAACTAGCTCTCTTACTGCATGACCGACTTCAGGCCCAGTTCCATTCTGCCCAGCACAAACAGTAATGTGGATTCGCCCCCAGCGCTTTTCTTGAATGAGTTGGCGCCTCGCCTGTAAATTCAGTATGAGGCTACGTGATCCATCTTTCTCGTAGGTCAGCCACTCTAGGACAGTAGATTCTTGTTCAGAAGACAAGTCCTTGAACGTCGCCTCAATAGTAAGAGTTTCAGCCCGGTTTGCGCCCTCAACGTGGAAATCTTGCTCATAGAGACGCACTGATTCGAAGCTGGTCGTCCATAGCACCTGCCGAATAGCGTCAATGATGGCAGACTTTCCTGCGTCATTCTCGCCAATCAAGATGTTCATGCCTTTATTCAGTTCCCAGTTCAAAACTGGCGATGATGTACCATCTCCAAAGGCACGAAAGTTATGGGCGTAGATATGGTGTAAGTACATGCCGTCTCCTGAATTATCTGATAACTATGATGTGAACCTTAAAAAAATAAGGGTAATTAGCGAAGTATCGCAACGGTTCGGCAGTTGACCCGAAAGCCAAGTCTTTACGGGCTAGCGGTGTCCAACTGACTGGTTGGGATGTACCTAAAGGATTCATTAACGCTAACGAGAGATTATTTGAAGAAATGCCATTTGTATTTTCGTTCAATACGTTTTGCCTGAAATAATAAAGCTATGTTTAATGCTGTTGCTGAAGTCGAGAAGATAGGAACCGTGCGGGAATTTCGGAAACAGTATATCAACCACATCCACGCTGACCCTGACCTTTTCCCTTCGTGGTAACATCCTCTTCATTACCGATTACGGAACTATAGCAATTGGCCCAACATACTGAATCTGTGTGGATTACTACACCTTCTTCAAGGAAGAGGCAACACAAAACTGATGGAAGCAGTATAAATTTCAACACATATAGAAACAGAAATAATGATGACTGTCATTACGCATACTTGTGACAATCAATTATTTGAAATGGAATATGTTATGGCTAAGTATAGTCGAATATGATGGTAATTAATGAAAAGTTGGGCTTGATTGCGTGGAGAGTGAAAAACAAAACGGCCGATTTCCGGGAAGAAATCGGCCGTCGTGTATATGGCTCCCCAAACTTGCTGATACAGAGAACTGGGAAGTTACCGTAGACATTTCAGAGAAAATGACGATTCCACATGATCACAAAGAATAACCTTCATTAGCTTCGGATCTGTTCCCCCATGGAATCACTCTACCCTATTACCATCCCCAGTTTTGGGCATTCAACAGCACACGATTCACATCCTCCAGGACATGGCTCGATATGGACAAGGATATTGCTGTGTGCGAGGCATTTTTCAATATCGGCAGTTATCTGATGGGTCAATGTGTGCCCCGCTTCGACCGTCATCTGCTTCGGGACAACAAGGTGCATGTCAATATGTCTGATATGGCCCGACTTTCGGGTGCGGAGCTTGTGATATTCGATAATCCTGCCGTTGTATTTTTCCATCACTTCATGAATCAGCGCCTCTTCATCATCAGGGAGCTTTACATCCAGGATATGAAAGAAGGCAGCCTTGGTGAGGTCCCACGCCGCCTTGATGATCATCAATGCTACGACAATCGCAATTATCGGGTCGAGCATTGCTATGCCGGTAAGCTTGATTGCTATAAGACCGCCAAGAACGCCGACTGAGGTGTAGACATCTGTGCGCAAATGCATGGCATCGGCTTCCAGCGCGACTGAATCTGTTTTGACGGCCACATTGAGCAGATAGCGCGAGACAAAGTAGTTGGCTACCGCTGAAACCAGCATGACCAGAGCACCAAGGCCCAGGCTTTCAACCTCTACGACGCCTAACCGCAGCTTGTGAATCGCCTCCCCGATGATGTAGAACGCCGCACCGAAGATGAGCACCGCCTCAATGGTCCCGGCTACATTCTCAATCTTGCCATGCCCGAACCGATGCTCATCGTCGGCAGGCTTGCCCGACTCTCGGACTGAAAACCAGGCGATGATTGCTGCCACAAGGTCGAGTCCGGAATGAACTGCTTCTGAAATGACGCTGACAGATTGCATCATGATGCCGACAATCAGCTTGAGGACTATCAGTATCGAGTTCGAGGTAATGGAGAAAACGGCTGCTCTGCTTTTTGCTTGTTGTACTTCATGTGATTGCATCATTGCGTAACTCCGGTGGCGGCCATAATCTGCTTCAGCTTTTCCGTAGCTCCCTTTAGCTGTTGTTGGGCCTCGGCATTCTTCTTTCGATATTCCAGAAGAGCCATCGGATTCTTGTCGGCAGCAAAACTCTTTACGGCATCAAATGATGCTGCGTATGCCGTGTAGGAAGCAATCAAGCCTGTTTTGCTCTCGTCAAGCAGTCTCTTTGCCTCTGGCGGCAGTGCTTCGGGAACTGCCTTCTTTGCCAGTGATTCACCGGCTTTCAGGCATTCGGTCTGTGCTTTGTCAACGATGGCTGGGAGATTGATGGAAATCTCCCCTCCTTTTAGGACATTTTTCAATTCTTCTCCAGCCAGAATGAGTGCCTTACCAGTGAGACCTTCGATGTTAAGGATCTCTTTCTGGAAAGCTGCAAGCTTCTCCTTGTCGGCCGTTGAGAGAACGATAGCGGGCATTGTTTTTACAGGTTCCGGCGGTTTCTCGGATGAACAACCGGATACTATCAATAATACTGAGGCAACTGCAATTGTTACCACTCGATTCATCAAAAGGATTCCTCCCGCAATGGGCTGTCACTAACCGTTGAGTTATGCTTTCTAGTCGAACAGTTCTGCCAGCCACGATTTTTTTCTGTGGTACCCGCCCTGATGATCGTAGCCATGCTTGTCGTGATGTTTGTCATGATGCTTATCGTAATGCTGCTGCGGATATGGCTGCTGATTGCATGGTTGCTCCGGTTGTACGTATGCTGACTGCTGAGTATACGACCGCTCTAAAATCTTGTCCAATTCTCCCCTGTCAAGCCAGATACCACGGCATTCCGGGCAATAGTCTATCTCCACTCCCTGACGTTCGGCAATTTTAAGGTCTACACCTGTGCAAACTGGACATTTCATGGATATTGCTCCTTGTGGTTATTTTTGTAGTTTCTGCTTTGTATATGGTTGCGTACTCGATGCAATGCCCTTCGTGCCCAAGCAAACTCGGTTGCGAGTATTACCAGTGCCAGCGGAATGGCAATTATGGCTGGTCCGGGCAGAACAATCATGGCAATTCCGATAATAAGAATCGTCACGCCTATTATCGCCACAATCAGCCGCTTCAAAATTTTAAGCGACCATCCGTTCATAGTCATTAATCCGAGATGTTACTGCAGATTCTGCAAGCAATTACGGGAAATCAGGCAATGTTCTGCGGCGGGACGAATATCCTGTCGATAATGCGGGGGAGAGCTAGGTGCGGTGCATACAGTGAGAATCTGTCTTTCTGATAGGGCAATGATACTTCCGGCAATGCCGATGCCATTATATGACCGGCACAGCAGCAGGTTGTTTCGCAATCGTCATCATCATGATTGACCGGACATGCATTGTTTTGGTCTGATTCGACGTCTAGCGATGCATCAACATGAGCAATTTCGCCAAGCGATGAGCAGGGATGCGCCAGGCACGCCACCGGGAGCATCAAATAGAGCAGAATCATTATGATTGACACAAATTTCATCAGGTACCCTTGGATTGGTTTCCGAACTCTAAGCCTTTATCCAAAGTATTGTCAATAGAGGATGCAGTATCCCGATATGCAGAGAATAATTCCCGAATACGAATCCCATTGCTTCGCGCCAACCTGCGTCCATTGCTGAAGCACCATAAACGAAAAAGGCACTCACGATTTAACGTAAGTGCCTCATTTTATTGGCTCCCCAGCGCGGACTCGAACCACGGACATGGTGGTTAACAGCCACCCGCTCTACCGACTGAGCTACTGGGGAATAGAGCTGCATATCTACCATGGGCTTGGGTTTGTGTCAATGAAAAATTAGGGGGCTGAACTTTGCCGTGGAGCAGACCTGCCATGCCTGACACATGCGACAGTCTGCCGTGTTGGGGCTGTGTGCGCCATGTCTGACCGGTTCACGCCAAACAAAAAAGTTATTTCATGCCGGTAGCCCAGCGGCAGAAAATGTAACAACAGGCGTTGCCACTCTGAGATGGCTCAGAAATGATCGGCAGTAGTCTTCCCTGCCAGGGTGCCGTTCTTGTCGGGAGGGTCCCAAAAACTTCCTTGCCAGTTGTCCACCCAGTTTTCCTCGGCGATCCAGGGGGGGAGTCTCACCTGAAAGTGGATCGCCAGGGCCTGCACGTAAGGTTCGTAGAGCTGCCGCAGTTCCCTCAGTTTACGGTCAACGGCGTCACCTTCCCGCAGTTTCTGCCCGTAGCCGTCCAGAAGCAGGCGCAGCTCCGTCAGTTTTTCCGGTGGCAGCCGGTCGGGGTTCGGTTCCCGTGGACTGGTCCTGAATACCAAGGAAAGATCGATCATGGAGTGGCGGGCCATGGCGAAGGTGAGTTCGGCCTGCCGTTCGCAGGCCCCTTCCAGGCCGGCAATGATCAGGGCACAGGTGTCAAGGATCGCGGTGAGGGCTGCGAGCCATGACTGATTGTCGTGCTGGGAACGGAAATAGGCAAGGACCGGAT
Coding sequences within:
- a CDS encoding helix-turn-helix domain-containing protein, producing the protein MKNNTNQRDLQGAGLAGATGDLNRAIARWTEQREVYATAVPGLSLFRREAPTEPISGMYEPSVCLVSQGAKRVLLGDDTYVYDAHHYLITSVHLPTIVQVIEASPEKPYLGLRLKFDLREVSQLMVDSNLPQPRPQQSSRGMATGEVTLQLVNAFIRLIDLLADEKDIPILAPVIQREIIYRLLVGDQGERLRQIATAGSQSQQIAKAIGWLHSNYSQSVSMDELAAQANMSTSTFHHHFRSLTALSPLQYQKQLRLQEARRLMLAERLDAANAAFQVGYESPSQFSREYNRMFGAPPVRDIAKLRLTLDGGI
- a CDS encoding AAA family ATPase: MTLPVIEPSDLEQLSRLFPDLDFTDAERRSVLVESATIDIQAAPGSGKTTLLAAKLTLLAQKWPLADRGICVLSHTNVARDEITKRISMTVAGARLLCYPHFVGTIHAFVNQFLALPLLRSDGESVDIIDNEVFAARALSMLPRKYTLNAWVKRNPNQGPDAITTLRYEGPDLKLGWELGGLPGIGTPTYNEAKDLKNALRKRGVFRHDDMFAFAERLLQRFPELTTRLSWRFPLVLIDEMQDTSWAQEDLLSRVFDSSVVMQRFGDRNQRILSSSKDSDKLSFPKAGYLSVITTKRFPEAIAAAVRTVQEHGEPVAAGPGNCVPSPVLMLYDTDKATSVIEVFGKQVLQTLSDEILSSGAVKAICARKQGEANKDAGRHLVDYWPTYVSEGVTAKGEESVFLMLADLPSMGVSQLDLYGRSINVKRAVLLALRRAGCREAAGIRDASRLLHKLEAAGADCAPVRLLCHELTVGRGHTADAAAWSATLDLMYTRLSPLLLDGMSQSDFAALPLFATPTKTSLATLMSNECMVSMGDRSVCVQIGTVASAKGETHVATLVLEAYGGQARCFDLEKAIASISVGTSIGPKASNTLKGLYRNLYVAMSRPTHLLCLAMNKVRVKQEHVEALTAKGWVVIEI
- a CDS encoding AAA family ATPase; this translates as MYLHHIYAHNFRAFGDGTSSPVLNWELNKGMNILIGENDAGKSAIIDAIRQVLWTTSFESVRLYEQDFHVEGANRAETLTIEATFKDLSSEQESTVLEWLTYEKDGSRSLILNLQARRQLIQEKRWGRIHITVCAGQNGTGPEVGHAVRELVRATYLRPLRDAELELKPGRQSRLSQILGAHELFSDQHMSDFDPSNPESRPKTLVGLMDHAQHHIGEHQAISAVEDHINDNYLSRMSLAGDELISAIRIAGDTSLAQILQRFELALLPPGGVASTEYCQRGLGYNNALFMATELVLLRRGDELGLLLVEEPEAHLHPQLQVRVMELLQQPPTQDEQQIQVVMSTHSPSLAAGADIEDMILVHKAKTYPLRPECTRLAKTDYGYLRRFIDATKSNLFFARGVAIVEGPAEALLLPAIAEMAGLSFSEFGISVVNVGDVGLYHYARIFQRQKADEAIPVPVACITDRDIVPDVANNYVSKPARRKRFESDYGSDEAAAAVKRKVDRVESPDSPSVKVFVSDYWTLEYDLARAGLAELMHQAIKLAQKAKTMGERLDKGDETAALTEAATEWKALQDRALPAESLASTVYQPLYEEDASKAVTAQYAAKLLRTGKYGNGDALLNLLPRYVKCALRHLTGTVDPVADTK
- a CDS encoding cation diffusion facilitator family transporter, with the translated sequence MMQSHEVQQAKSRAAVFSITSNSILIVLKLIVGIMMQSVSVISEAVHSGLDLVAAIIAWFSVRESGKPADDEHRFGHGKIENVAGTIEAVLIFGAAFYIIGEAIHKLRLGVVEVESLGLGALVMLVSAVANYFVSRYLLNVAVKTDSVALEADAMHLRTDVYTSVGVLGGLIAIKLTGIAMLDPIIAIVVALMIIKAAWDLTKAAFFHILDVKLPDDEEALIHEVMEKYNGRIIEYHKLRTRKSGHIRHIDMHLVVPKQMTVEAGHTLTHQITADIEKCLAHSNILVHIEPCPGGCESCAVECPKLGMVIG